The sequence GGTCGAGCGGACGTGCTGATCGATGGTCTGTGGGGCTTCCCGGACAACATCTCGACGGGCACGGACGGATTGATCTGGATCACGCAGGCGTCCCCGAAGGTGGCGGCACTGGACGTGGTCCGGCGGATGCCTGCGTTCGTACGGGCGGGAGTCCGGCGGCTGCCGACGTCGTTGCAGCCCAGCCCGGGCCGCGAGGTGGGCGTGCTGGGTGTCGCCGCCGACGGCAAGGTCGTGCGCGAGCTGCGCGGCGAGATCGACGGCTTCCACATGCTGGTGGGCGTCCGGGAGTGGCAGGGACAGCTGTACTTCGGCTCGCTGGAGGAGAACGCGATCGCGGTGACCGCCGCCGGGTGATCACCAGGGCACGGTCTCGCCGTGCCGGTCCAGGAACCGCAGTCCGGGCTTACCCGCCTGCGCCTCGAGAACGTCGACGACCAAGGGGATCGACTCCTCCGGTGACAGCGGTGCGTCCGGCCCGCCGAGGCGGGTGCGGTTGTGGCCCGGGTCGATCAGCAGCTTCGTGTGCCCGTCGCCGTCGAAGCGGGTCGCGTAGCTGCGCATCAGCTGGTTGAGTGCGGCCTTGCTGGCCTTGTACAGCTCGTACCCGGGTTCGGTGTTCAGCGTGATGCTGCCCTGCTCCGACGACATCACCGCGACCGTCCCGCCCGGGACGACCAGCTCGCGCAGGGCTTCCAGGACCCGCAGCGGGCTCAGCGCGTTGGTGACCATCACCTCGGTGAGCATGTCCGTCGGCACCTCGCCGATCGGGAGGTCGCCGCGATCGATGGCCGCGTTCACGAAGAGCAGGTCGAACCGCCGGTCGCTCAGCCGCGAGCGCAGGGCAGCCAGTTGGGTGGGATCGGTCATCTCCAGGGTCTCCACTCTCAGGCCGGGGGGAGTGTCGCCGCGGGTGGTGGCGGTGACGTCCCAGCCGCGGCGGGTCAGTTCGCGGGCCAGGACCAGGCCGAGGCCGCGGGAGGCGCCGATGACGAGTGCTTCGGGCACGGTGAGCCCCATTTGTCTAGACGCGACGTTGCGTCTAGACAATAGCACGCTATCGTGGCCGCATGCCCGCCCCGAACCAGCCGAGGGCCCGCTCCGGCAACCGGCGCGACGAGGCCGCGCGCCTCGCCGTGCTGCACGCCGCCGACGATCTGCTCGTCGAGCACGGGTTCGGGGGGCTGACCATCGAGGCGATCGCCCGCGAGGCCGGCGTCGCCAAGCAGACGATC is a genomic window of Amycolatopsis lexingtonensis containing:
- a CDS encoding SDR family NAD(P)-dependent oxidoreductase, which gives rise to MGLTVPEALVIGASRGLGLVLARELTRRGWDVTATTRGDTPPGLRVETLEMTDPTQLAALRSRLSDRRFDLLFVNAAIDRGDLPIGEVPTDMLTEVMVTNALSPLRVLEALRELVVPGGTVAVMSSEQGSITLNTEPGYELYKASKAALNQLMRSYATRFDGDGHTKLLIDPGHNRTRLGGPDAPLSPEESIPLVVDVLEAQAGKPGLRFLDRHGETVPW